A window of Nonomuraea angiospora genomic DNA:
AACGCCCTGCACAACCGCATGGGCATCGCGATGAGCAACACGCAAACCCTCACCGAGCAGCAGCGCCCGGCGGGCACCAACAACCTCTTCGTCGCCTGGGAGACCCTCACCCACGCCGGCAATCCCAACTAACTAGCTGCTACATATGTCTTTCGCATCGCTGTGAATGTGTGGCAAGTTGAGTATCTGTGAGCGTACGGGGCATGGCCGCGTCCAGCGCGTCGGCGCTCCGCATACAGGAGCTCGCCACACTCGACTCAGTCGTGAAGCAACGGCAAATCAGCGTAGAGAGAGCAGCGATGAGCACCGACTCCCGTACCGGCGCCGCCCCCCTGCCCGGCGGCCCGCTCAGCCGCGTGGACTACAGCGAGCGCATCCCCAACAACGTCGACCTCGCGGGCGACCGCCGCCTGCAGCGGGCGCTGGAGGGCTGGCAGCCGAAGTTCCTGGACTGGTGGAAGCAGCTCGGCCCGGCCCTGCCGACGAAGGACGTCTACCTGCGCACGGCGGTGGCCGTGGGCCGCGACGGCTGGGCGCACTTCGAGCACGTCCCCATGGAGGAGTACCGCTGGGGGATCTTCCTGGCCGAGCGCGACCCCGACCGCAAGGTCGGCTTCGGCAAGCACAAGGGCGAGCCCGCCTGGCAGGAGGTGCCAGGCGAGCATCGCGCCGACCTGATGCGGCTGATCGTCGTGCAGGGCGACACCGAGCCCGCCAGCGTCGAGCAGCAGCGCGTCCTCGGCAACACCGCGCCCAGCATCTACGACCTGCGCAACCTCTTCCAGGTCAACGTGGAGGAGGGCCGCCACCTGTGGGCCATGGTCTACCTCCTGCACGCCTACTTCGGCAGGGAGGGCCGCGAGGAGGCCGAGCAGCTGCTCAAGCGCAACTCCGGCGACCTGGACGCGCCCCGCATCCTGGGCGCGTTCAACGAGGAGACCACCGACTGGCTGCAGTTCTTCATGTTCACGTACTTCACCGACCGCGACGGCAAGTACCAGCTCGGCACGCTCAAGGAGTCGGCGTTCGACCCGCTGGCGCGCACCTGCCAGTTCATGCTCAAGGAGGAGGCCCACCACATGTTCGTGGGCACCACCGGGGTCCAGCGCACGGTGGAGCGCACGGCCGAGCTGATGAGGGCGCACGGCACGGCCGACGTCCTGCCGCACGGCGGCATCCCGCTGGACATCATCCAGAAGTACCTGAACTTCCAGTTCTCGGTCTCGATGGACCTGTTCGGCTCCGAGCAGTCGACCAACGCCGGCAACTACTACACCTCCGGGCTGAAGGGCCGCTGGATGGAGACCCGGCGAAAGGATGACCACGTGCTGCTGGAGGCCACCCGCGAGCTGTGCCACGTCGAGGGCGGCGAGATCAGGACCAGGACGGTGCCGCTGCTCAGCGCGCTCAACCTCGACCTGCGCGACGAGTACGCGGCCGACTGCGCCCACGGCGTGCGCCGCTGGAACCAGGCCCTGGAGGAGGCCGGGCTGGACGAGCGGCTGTACCTGCCGCACGAGGGCTTCAACCGCAAGGTCGGCGTCTATGCCGGCCACCACGTCAGCCCGCACGGCGAGGTCCTCGGCGAGGCCGCCTGGCAGGCCCGCGCCCACGAGTGGCTGCCCACGCCCGAGGACCGCGAGAAGGTGGCCGCGCTCATGGTCCCCGAGTACGAGTACGGCAAGTTCGCCGGCTGGATCGCCCCGCCGAAGACCGGCATCAACGACCAGCCGGTGGAGTTCGACTACGTGCACCTGGCCGACGAGGGCCTCCTCTAGTGCCGGGCGGCGGCCTCTTCGTCCATGAGGTCCCATTCGGCCTGC
This region includes:
- the boxB gene encoding benzoyl-CoA 2,3-epoxidase subunit BoxB — its product is MSTDSRTGAAPLPGGPLSRVDYSERIPNNVDLAGDRRLQRALEGWQPKFLDWWKQLGPALPTKDVYLRTAVAVGRDGWAHFEHVPMEEYRWGIFLAERDPDRKVGFGKHKGEPAWQEVPGEHRADLMRLIVVQGDTEPASVEQQRVLGNTAPSIYDLRNLFQVNVEEGRHLWAMVYLLHAYFGREGREEAEQLLKRNSGDLDAPRILGAFNEETTDWLQFFMFTYFTDRDGKYQLGTLKESAFDPLARTCQFMLKEEAHHMFVGTTGVQRTVERTAELMRAHGTADVLPHGGIPLDIIQKYLNFQFSVSMDLFGSEQSTNAGNYYTSGLKGRWMETRRKDDHVLLEATRELCHVEGGEIRTRTVPLLSALNLDLRDEYAADCAHGVRRWNQALEEAGLDERLYLPHEGFNRKVGVYAGHHVSPHGEVLGEAAWQARAHEWLPTPEDREKVAALMVPEYEYGKFAGWIAPPKTGINDQPVEFDYVHLADEGLL